The following proteins are co-located in the Candidatus Methanogranum gryphiswaldense genome:
- the thiL gene encoding thiamine-phosphate kinase — translation MVSLKDVGERTLISNIKKIIRPAPQIGPGDDAAVVNITDKVVITTDTVTIERHKPQNMTWEQFGWTAAAVNLSDIASMGARPVGILAALVLPEDMDENDLYDIMSGMDQCAEFCDTYIVGGDTKFGHGSVTGTAIGTLDGRAPLIRSGAKPGDMIAVTGNLGSAAAGFYAIENDIDDEETTFALLVPVPRVDEGMMMSKSGAVTSCMDLSDGLAEAARAICSASHVGMEIQMEFLPVLPNVDDIASQLQMDRKDLILYWGGDYELLFTFKKEKITDLYKAGLAFSIIGMVTNEDGPYILEDGKRTMMKNGQY, via the coding sequence ATGGTCTCTCTGAAAGATGTGGGTGAACGGACGCTTATCAGCAACATCAAGAAGATCATAAGACCTGCACCACAGATCGGACCCGGAGATGATGCGGCAGTAGTGAATATAACCGATAAGGTCGTAATTACGACAGATACTGTCACCATTGAGAGACACAAACCTCAGAACATGACGTGGGAACAGTTCGGATGGACGGCCGCCGCGGTCAATCTCAGCGACATAGCCAGTATGGGAGCCAGACCAGTAGGGATACTTGCTGCACTGGTATTGCCTGAAGACATGGACGAGAACGACCTTTATGACATCATGAGCGGAATGGATCAATGCGCCGAATTCTGCGATACATACATAGTGGGCGGCGATACCAAATTCGGACATGGATCCGTAACAGGTACCGCTATCGGAACCCTTGATGGAAGAGCGCCCCTGATAAGGTCCGGAGCAAAACCAGGAGATATGATCGCTGTGACCGGAAATCTGGGATCTGCCGCTGCCGGATTCTATGCGATAGAGAACGACATCGATGACGAGGAAACAACCTTTGCCCTGCTTGTGCCTGTTCCCAGAGTGGATGAAGGGATGATGATGTCAAAATCTGGTGCGGTAACCTCGTGCATGGATCTTTCAGACGGCCTTGCAGAAGCAGCCAGAGCTATATGCTCGGCTAGCCATGTAGGGATGGAGATACAGATGGAATTTCTCCCGGTACTACCTAACGTGGACGATATAGCATCCCAACTTCAAATGGACAGAAAGGACCTTATCCTATACTGGGGTGGGGACTACGAACTCCTGTTCACATTCAAAAAGGAAAAAATAACCGATCTTTACAAAGCCGGCCTCGCCTTCTCCATCATAGGAATGGTAACCAACGAGGATGGCCCGTACATATTGGAAGATGGCAAAAGGACAATGATGAAAAATGGCCAATATTAA